In the Thermodesulfobacteriota bacterium genome, GCGGGGAGCTTCGCCTGTCGGGGGGGGCGAGGGATGACGGCAGGTACGCCTTCGTCGTGGAGGACACCGGCGTCGGCATCGAGGAGAAGGACCGGAAGATGATCTTCGAGCCGTACTTCACGACCAAGCCGTCGGGGCTTGGGCTGGGGCTGATCCTGACGAAGAAGATCATCGACGCGCACGGAGGGGAGATCCGGGTGGATTCGGAGCCTGCCAAAGGGACCCGGATCGAGGTCGTCCTGCCGGGCGCGGAGCCCCGGGAGGGGCGGGCATGAAGGGGACGATCCTCGTCGTCGACGACGAGCGGAACCAGCGGGAGATCCTCGGGGCGATCCTCAAAAGCGAGGGGTACAACGCCGTGCTGGCGGGCAGCGGGGACGAGGCGCTCCGGGCCCTCGAGCGCGAGGCGGTCGACCTGGTGCTGACCGACCTGATCATGCCGGGCATGACGGGGGAGGATCTGATCGACGCCGTCCTGGCGCGTTCCCCGGGCATGCCCATCCTCCTCACCAGCGCGTACGGCACCATCCAGACGGCGGTGGAGGCGATCAAGAAAGGAGCGTACTACTATTTCGAGAAGCCGGTCGACAGGGCCCGGCTGCTCATCATCATCGAGCGGGCGATCGAGAATCTGCGGCTGCGGGAATCGCACCGGATGCTGTCCGAGAAGCTGTCCGCCGGCTCCTTCCCGATCCTGGGCGAGCACGCCGTGATCCGGGAGATCAAGAGGATCCTTCCCCGCGTCGCGAGGAGCGAGAGCACGGTACTGCTCATGGGGGAAAGCGGCACGGGAAAGGAAGTCGTCGCCCGAAACATCCATTCCATGAGCGGCCGCGGCCGGAAACCTTTCCTCGCCGTGAACTGCGCTTCCCTCCCGGACACCCTGTTCGAGAGCGAGCTCTTCGGCCACGAGCGGGGATCGTTCACGGGGGCCATGCGCCGGGAGATCGGCCTGTTCGAAGCGGCGGAGGGGGGGACGATCTTCCTCGACGAGATCGCGGAAGTGAAGCTGGAAACCCAGGCGAAGCTGCTCCGCGCCCTGCAGGAGAAGGAGATCCGCAGGGTG is a window encoding:
- a CDS encoding sigma-54 dependent transcriptional regulator, translating into MKGTILVVDDERNQREILGAILKSEGYNAVLAGSGDEALRALEREAVDLVLTDLIMPGMTGEDLIDAVLARSPGMPILLTSAYGTIQTAVEAIKKGAYYYFEKPVDRARLLIIIERAIENLRLRESHRMLSEKLSAGSFPILGEHAVIREIKRILPRVARSESTVLLMGESGTGKEVVARNIHSMSGRGRKPFLAVNCASLPDTLFESELFGHERGSFTGAMRREIGLFEAAEGGTIFLDEIAEVKLETQAKLLRALQEKEIRRVGGKENIAVDVRIVAATNRDLEEAVREGRFRADLFYRLNIVRLTLPPLRERISDIPLLAEHFLGKHGEKGVPPVRQIGKEAMRLMMRYPWPGNIRELSSVIERAVVLAEEGTIGTEELPQELKEGAESVPAKAFDLPAQGVDFEKVEEQLLRQAVARSGGVHVRGAELLHMSYKAYIYRLKKFGIIPA